TAGGCGAACATCGGCATGACGAAGTATTTCTTCCGTGGATCAGGGATCTCCGGCGCGCGGAACAGCCCCATCTGCTCCCAGCGCTGCTGCCATTTCGCCGAGGGATCGGGGAGTTTGCCGCGGAAGACGACGGCGGGTGCGGATGTTGATTCGGGTGTCATGGACCGTCTCGGGCACGGCACGCCGTGCCCCTACAATGCGAAGATCACACGCCTGAGGTGTCTTCTGCGACTGATTTCAACGATAGCGCCAGCGGGTTGGTCCGGATGTACCCGCGAATACGATGCAAGTCGGCCTCGGTCCGGATGATGTGATCATAAAACCCGCGTTGCCAGACGGCAATGCGCTGCCCGCCCGCTTCTTCGCACACCCGTCTGGTAACAGCACTCTTAAAGGATCTGACAATCGTCGGGATTGATCCTGGAACGGGCCGCCCGAACGCCTCTGGCGTAGGGGCACGGCGTGCCGTGCCCTCTTCCGTAGAGGGTGGAATCACAATGATTCCGTGGAGATGACTCGGCATGATGACGTATTCGTCCAACTGGATTCCTGGCCTGAGAGTGCCTGTTTTCAACCACTCGTCGCGCACAATCAGACCGTAATCATTCAACGACGTCTTCTCGCCATCGATGGTTCCGAATGTGTGCTGTTGACGGTACGCACACACCGTCACGAAATACGCCCCCGGCTGCGCGTAATCATAGTCGCGCAAA
This region of Candidatus Zixiibacteriota bacterium genomic DNA includes:
- a CDS encoding transposase — its product is MAGSTTQTRRSLRLRDYDYAQPGAYFVTVCAYRQQHTFGTIDGEKTSLNDYGLIVRDEWLKTGTLRPGIQLDEYVIMPSHLHGIIVIPPSTEEGTARRAPTPEAFGRPVPGSIPTIVRSFKSAVTRRVCEEAGGQRIAVWQRGFYDHIIRTEADLHRIRGYIRTNPLALSLKSVAEDTSGV